In Pseudomonadaceae bacterium SI-3, the sequence CTATCCAGCAGATCGTAATAGACCTTGCCGCTGCACATGACAACGCGTTCGACCTTGATCGGATCGATCTGATCGATTTCCGGAATCACAGTCAGGAACGAACCTTGGGTCAAGTCTTCCAGGGTCGACGTTGCCAGCTTGTGACGCAGCAACGACTTCGGCGTCAGCGCTACCAGAGGCTTGCGCAGCGGGCGGATCGCCTGGCGGCGCAACATGTGATAGACCTGAGCGGGCGTTGTCGGCACGCATACCTGAATGTTGTGCTCGGCGCACAGCTGCAGGTAACGCTCCAGGCGCGCGGACGAATGCTCCGGCCCCTGGCCTTCGTAACCGTGCGGCAGCAGCATCGTCAATCCGCACAGACGGCCCCACTTGTGCTCGCCACTGGTGATGAATTGGTCGATGACGACCTGAGCACCGTTGGCAAAGTCACCGAACTGCGCCTCCCATACTACCAATGCGTTAGGCATGGTGGTGGCATAGCCGTACTCGAACGCCAGTACCGCCTCTTCCGACAGGAAGGAGTCGTACAGGTCGAAGCGAGGCTGGCCTTCGTAGAGATGCTGGAGCGGGATGTAAGTGCTGCCATCCTTCTGGTTGTGCAACGCCGCGTGGCGGTGCGAGAAGGTCCCGCGGCCAACGTCCTGGCCACTGATGCGAACTGGATGACCTTCGAACAGCAGGGTCGCGTAAGCCAGTGTCTCGGCATAGCCCCAGTTGATGGCAAGCGCACCGGCACCCATCTTCTGGCGGTCTTCGAGAATTTTCGACACTTGACGTTGAACGACGAAGCCTTCCGGCACCGCCAGCATCTTGCTGGACAATTCCTGCAGCGCTTTTAGCTCGAAACGCGTGTCGTATCGAGCAGTCCAGGTATGGCCCAAGTACGGCCGCCAATCGACGAACAGCTCCTTGTTCGGCTCCTTGACCAAGCTCTTGACCACGTGAAGACCGTTATCAAGCGCGGCGCGGTATTCGTCGACCTTGGCCTGGACCTGATCATTGTCGAGCACGCTCGATTGCGTTAGAGCATCGGCATACAGCTCACGCGTGGTGCGCTGTTTGGCGATTTTCTGATACATGAGCGGCTGAGTGCCGCTGGGCTCGTCCGCTTCGTTGTGACCGCGACGCCGATAGCAGATCAGGTCGATGACGATATCGCGCTTGAACTGCATCCGGTAGTCAACAGCAAGCTGGGTGACAAACAGAACCGCTTCAGGATCATCCGCGTTCACGTGGAAGATCGGCGCCTGAATCATCTTTGCGACGTCGGTCGCGTACTCGGTGGAGCGCGCGTCCTCCTGCTTGTTGGTGGTGAAGCCAACCTGGTTATTAATCACGATCCGGATGGTGCCGCCCGTGCGGTATGCACGAGTTTGGGACATCTGGAAGGTTTCCATAACGACGCCCTGCCCCGCAACGGCGGCGTCACCGTGGATGGTGACCGGCAGTACCTTGTCACCCACCGCATCGCAACGACGATCTTGACGAGCGCGAACTGAGCCCTCAACCACTGGCGAAACAATTTCCAGGTGCGAAGGGTTAAACGCCATCGCCAGGTGTATTTCGCCACCCGGAGTCATGACGTTCGAGGAGAAGCCCTGGTGATACTTAACATCACCGGAGCTGAGCCCTTCGACCTTCTTGCCTTCGAACTCGTCGAAGAGGTCGCGTGGGTTTTTACCGAAGGTATTGACCAGCACGTTGAGACGGCCGCGGTGGGCCATGCCAATGACGATTTCCTTGGTGCCGTAAGAGCCTGATCGCTGGATAATTTCGTCCAGCAACGGAATAAGGCTCTCACCACCTTCCAGACCAAAACGCTTGGTACCCGGATACTTGGTACCCAAGTACTTTTCGAGACCTTCAGCAGCTGTAAGGCGCTCAAGCAGGTGGCTCTTGATTTCAGGCGAAAAGGACGGACGTCCACGAACGCTCTCGAGCCGCTGGATAAACCAGGTGCGCTGGTCTGAATCGACGATATGGGTAAATTCAGCCCCGATAGTGCGGCAATAAGTCTCTTGCAGCGCCTGGTGAATCTCACGCAAGGTGGCCTGATCTTTGCCCATGGCAAGGTCGCCGGTACGGAACACCGTATCCAGATCTGCGTCGGTCAAGCCATAGTTATTGATAGCCAGATCAGCTGGAGCCGGGCGCTGTTGCAACCCAAGCGGGTCGAGCTGAGCAGTCTGATGGCCACGCATCCGATAAGCTTGGATCAGACGCAGGACTTCGACCTGTTTCTTCTCATGCTCGCTACTGACGCTAGCGGCTGAAGCAGGCTGAGCACGACGTTGGTTCTTGGCCAACAATACGAAGTGATCGCGGATTGTCGAATGCGATACATCGGCCG encodes:
- a CDS encoding 2-oxoglutarate dehydrogenase E1 component encodes the protein MQESVMQRMWDSAHLSGGNAAYVEELYELYLHDPNAVPEEWRTYFQKLPVSGGAAADVSHSTIRDHFVLLAKNQRRAQPASAASVSSEHEKKQVEVLRLIQAYRMRGHQTAQLDPLGLQQRPAPADLAINNYGLTDADLDTVFRTGDLAMGKDQATLREIHQALQETYCRTIGAEFTHIVDSDQRTWFIQRLESVRGRPSFSPEIKSHLLERLTAAEGLEKYLGTKYPGTKRFGLEGGESLIPLLDEIIQRSGSYGTKEIVIGMAHRGRLNVLVNTFGKNPRDLFDEFEGKKVEGLSSGDVKYHQGFSSNVMTPGGEIHLAMAFNPSHLEIVSPVVEGSVRARQDRRCDAVGDKVLPVTIHGDAAVAGQGVVMETFQMSQTRAYRTGGTIRIVINNQVGFTTNKQEDARSTEYATDVAKMIQAPIFHVNADDPEAVLFVTQLAVDYRMQFKRDIVIDLICYRRRGHNEADEPSGTQPLMYQKIAKQRTTRELYADALTQSSVLDNDQVQAKVDEYRAALDNGLHVVKSLVKEPNKELFVDWRPYLGHTWTARYDTRFELKALQELSSKMLAVPEGFVVQRQVSKILEDRQKMGAGALAINWGYAETLAYATLLFEGHPVRISGQDVGRGTFSHRHAALHNQKDGSTYIPLQHLYEGQPRFDLYDSFLSEEAVLAFEYGYATTMPNALVVWEAQFGDFANGAQVVIDQFITSGEHKWGRLCGLTMLLPHGYEGQGPEHSSARLERYLQLCAEHNIQVCVPTTPAQVYHMLRRQAIRPLRKPLVALTPKSLLRHKLATSTLEDLTQGSFLTVIPEIDQIDPIKVERVVMCSGKVYYDLLDRRRNEGREDIAIVRLEQLYPFPEDDLAEVLAPYQNVKSIVWCQEEPMNQGAWYCSQHHMRRVAVAHKKELFLQYAGREASAAPAVGYASMHAEQQEKLLQDAFTI